In Streptococcus parauberis NCFD 2020, the sequence GGCAAAGATATCTTTAAGATCATTGACCCGTTTGACATGACTTGAGATATTCCAAGCTGTCTCAATTGAAACATATGGGTCATACCCAAATACATGCATACCTAGTCGATAAGCATCATTAGCAATTCTTGCTCCAATTGCACCCAGTCCAATAACACCCAGTGTCTTACCACTTATTTCACTACCTGCAAATTGTTTCTTGCCGGCTTCAACTTGTTTAGGAACGTCATTTCCAACCAAACAATTGGTCCAAATATTTGCTGAGATATAATCTCTGGCAGATAATAAAATAGATGTTAAAACAGCTTCTTTAACAGCATTGGCATTTGCTCCGGGTGTATTAAAAACAACTATTCCCTTTTGGGTTGCTTCCTGAATTGGTATATTGTTAGTTCCTGCACCTGCACGCGCAATAGCTTTTAAATTGTCTGGAAATACAACATCATGGAGATTTTCACTTCTTAAGATATAGGCATCGGGATTCTCTGCCAAATCCCCATCAATTTGAAATGCATTTCCTAGTTCTTTTAGTCCAATTTGATTAATATTATTAAATGTTTTTACACTAAATACCATAATTTTTTAAAAGCTGAGATTTTTATCTCAGCACTCCTTATTATTTTTTATAAACCATAGCGACTATCTTCATCAACTTCTTGATAATCAGCCTTTTCGTCGTCACCTTTAATTTTTTGATAGGCAAGTCTTACACCTGCTAATGGCACTTTACCACAGTAGGTATAGCCCAACTTTTCAAAAATATGTTGCATACCCAAGTTCATTTCATGCGTATCGCCACGGAAATCAACTTGATCAAATCCTTCAATGAGTCCTTGTAAGAAGGTTTGTCCGATAGCTTGTCCTTGTTTGTCTTTAGCAACAGCAATTCGGTGAAAAGTAATATAGTCTTTATTATCTGTTAACCAATTACCATCAAATATAGCATTATAGGCTTCCTCATTGCCAAAAATGGCAGCCGTATAAGCCACAATCTCACCATCTTCCAAGGCAACATAACCCTGACCAGCCAAAATGTCATCAATAATTATTGAGGCATCTGGATAACCATCTTGCCATTGGTCACTGCCATAAGCAGCAATGATTTCTTTTGCCCCATCAATGAGGTCCATAATTTGCTTTACTTCATTAGGAAAAGCCAATCTAATTTCCATACCTATAAAACTCACATTTCTATTACTTATTCTTAGCTTCAAATTCTTTCATAAAATCAACTAAAGCAACAACACCTTCAGCTGGAAAGGCATTGTATAAGCTGGCACGCATACCTCCAACACTACGGTGACCCTTAATATTTTTAAAGCCACGAGCATCTGCTTCTTTGACAAAAGCATCATCTAATTCTTTACTTGGTGTTGTAAAGGGAATATTTGCCACTGAACGGTCTTTTGAATTTTTGACAGGGCTTGAATAAAACTCAGATTGATCAATATAGTTATATAATAAACCTGATTTATCTCTGTTCAAAGTTTCCATTTGATCTAAGCCACCAAGTTTTTTGACCCATTCAAAGACCATCTTAGCAATATAAATACTATAAGCTGGTGGCGTATTATATAAAGATTGTGCATCTGCTTGAATCTTATAATCTAACATACTTGACGGCGTTGGTTGTTCGTTGAGAAAATCATTTCTGACAATGACAACAGTTACTCCAGCTGGCCCAATATTCTTCTGAGCGCCAGCATAAATCAGACCAAATTTTTCCACTTGGTAGCGAACTGCTAGAATGTTTGATGACATATCGGCCACAATGGGGACACCGTTGGTGTCCGGCAAATCATAGATAGCTGTTCCTTCAATAGTATTGTTGGTTGTTAGGTGGACATAAGCGGCATCTGGGTCAATTTGCGTCGCATCGTAAGTTGGAATCTGGTCAAAGTTGCTATCTTCTGATGATGCTAGCAAGATTGGTTCAAAGGGCACTGTTTTAGCAAGTTTCAATGCTTCTGTATATGCTTTTTTCCCCCATGAACCTGCCACCAAATAGTAGGCTTTTTTACCACGAGCTAAGTTTAATGGGAGCATGGTAAATTGCGTTGATGCTCCCCCTTGTAAAAAGAGGACACGGTAGTTATCAGGAATAGCCATTAATTCTCTTAAAAGGTATTCAGCATCTTTGATGATTTTATCGAATTCTTTGGATCGGTGGGACATTTCTAATACACTCATGCCACTTGATTGATAGTCAAGCATTTCTGCTTGTGCTTTTTCAAGGACAGGTTTTGGCAAGACAGCAGGTCCTGCAGAGAAATTATAAATTGTCATAGGTACACCTCCAAAATTATTATTCAGAGTATATCATAATTTTCAGAATTTTACAAAGATTTTTAGAAAATTTCCTGGCCATAATCATGGTATAATAGAAAGGTAAAGGAGAAGATATGTTAATCAAAGAATTTTGTGCAGAAAATTTAACTAATTTAAGCAATTTACAAGCTCCTGCTATTTCACGTGTTGAATTATGTGATAACTTAGCTGTTGGTGGAACAACACCTTCTTTTGGAGTTATTAAAGAGGCTTGTCAATTATTACAGGAAAAATCAATCACTGTAGCAACAATGATTCGCCCAAGAGGTGGAGACTTCATTTATAACGACATAGAACTAAGAGCCATGGAAGAAGATATGATTAAAGCCATTGAAGCTGGCTCAGATGCTTTAGTCCTAGGATGCTTAACATCAGAAAACCTCTTAGATACAGATGCCATAGAACAGCTCCTACCGGCTAGCCAAGGTTTACCACTTGTCTTCCATATGGCTTTTGATGCAATCCCTGAAGAAGAGCAAAAAACAAGCATCGATGCCTTGATTGATTATGGTTTTGTTCGCATTTTATTGCATGGCGGTTCAGCTAATCAAAGTATATACGACAATATAAACCACATCAAAGATTTAATCAACTATGCTGACGGACGCATTGAGTTAATGATCGGTGGAGGTGTCACTGCCGCGAATGCAGAAGAACTCAGTCAAATGACTGGAACAAAAGTTGTTCACGGCACAAAAATAATCTAAAAAGATCAACTCAATGAGTTGATCTTTTTAGCCCATAAGGTGTTTAACAATATGGTAGTTATCTTCTTGATATAGTTTACCAAAAGCTACAACTAAGGTCACAATTCCTGGGAAAAATAAACCAAGTACTGCTAAGCCTTTTGATGCACCAAATGCTCTTAAATAGCAAAAATGTGTATAAGAATAATAAATCGGGAAAACCCATCCAATAAAGTAAAGCCATTTATTTTCAGGCCCAAATGTAATTTCATGTTTGACAAAATCAGCATAGATTGGAATGATTGATTTCCAACCTTCTTGGCCAGCCTTTTTGAATAGACGCCAATTCCCAATTACCATTAAAAGTATTGAAATTAAAGCAATAATAAAAATAATTCCATAGATGCCCACAATGGCAACTAATGCATATTCATCTTCAGTCATAAATCTCCTCTTTCTGAAAAAAACATATGACAATAATCTGACGAAATTGTCATAATAACATTCTAATATATAAATTTTAACATATTTCTAACCTTAAACCAATAGATTGAAGAAGATAAAATAAAAAAGTTGAAATTTTTTCAACTCATTTATAGACCATGATATACATTATAGACATCTTGTCGATTTAATTGATAATCTTTTGCAACTGTTTTGATCGCCTGATTTGGTTTTATACCTTGATTAATCAATTCTTGAACTAAGTCTGGTAAACTTCTTTCCAGATCTTCAGGGTTAATATCTTGCTTTAGTTCACTTTGTCCTGAGACAATCAATAAACATTCCCCTTTTAATGGGGTTTCTTTAATAGAGGTAAGGAGTTCAGAAATTTGACCGCGTTGATATTCTTCAAATATTTTTGTTAATTCTCTGACCAGCACTACTTGACGATCACCATAGATTGTCAGCATATTTTCTAAAGTATCTGCTACACGGTATGGTGATTCATAAAAAATTTGGGTTTCTGGATAAACTTCTTTTTCTCTAAAGAATTCTTTTTGTTGGCCTGCTTTTCTTGGCAAAAAGCCATAAAATATATGGGGTTGCGGTGCTAAACCACTTGCAATCAAAGCTGTTATTCCTGCGGATGCTCCTGGCAAGGCAACAACGTTAATGTCATTTGCGATAGCTGATTTGACCAAATCATGACCAGGGTCAGAAATAGATGGCATCCCAGCATCTGAGACCTGCGCCAGCGATTGCCCAGATAATAATAAATCAATTAAATAAGGAATTTTTTCAAATGCATTATGCTCGTGAAATGAAAACTGTTTGGTTGGAATCTCAAATTGCTTAAGTAGTAATCCGGTATTCCTAGTATCTTCTGCGCAAATCAAATCGACAGACTTAAGCGTTTCAACGGCTCTGAACGTCATATCTTGCAGATTACCAATCGGGGTCGGAACTAAATAAAGAATTCCTGACGTTTTTTTATCTTTGAAACTTTTTTGAATTTGCATGGGCTACTTTCTGTCTAATAATTCTCTACAAAACATACACTCTTCATCATTTTCACGGCGTTGTCCGTAAAATAAATTACAGATATGGAAACCTTCGTCATATATGCTTTCTAAGTGTTCTTTCCCTTGTTTTAGGGTTTTATGAACCGTTTCATGTTCTACTTGACTTAAACGATCACGTAATTTTGTATTTTCAATTCGTAATACTGTATTTTCTTCAACTAAGCCTTGGACTTGTTTTTTCATAGCTTCTACATCAGCTAATGTAACCATTAGATTTTGTGAAAAACCATCAAATGCGTCAAAGAGCTCTCTTTTATTGACCAAATTTTACCTCCTCTAGTGGGTAAGGAACAACTGTATCATTTTCTTCTAGTTTAATTTTAAGAATTTCTTTAAAGAGGTCAATAGAGACAACTCGTCCTAAACCATCTTTTGTTTCAACAATTGTGCCATAATCAGGAAATTTTTGCTTACTTTCTTTATAGAAATCGTCTTCATATTTTAAACAACACAGCAAGCGTCCACAATAACCCTGACTTTTGCCAGAATTTAATGATAATCCTTGATTTTTTAACATTTTTATCGAAACAGGGGGAAACTCGCCTAAAAAGCTCGTACAGCATAAGGGACGACCACAAGGCCCAATTGCCCCATGGATTTTTGCTTCTTCTCGGCTATTAATTTGTCTTAATTCAATTCTTGTTTTGAACAGCGTAGCTAAGTCCTTTAATAGTTGTCTGAAATCAACACGGTCCTCAGCTGTAAATGTTATCAAAACGAAACTTCTTTC encodes:
- a CDS encoding GNAT family N-acetyltransferase, translating into MEIRLAFPNEVKQIMDLIDGAKEIIAAYGSDQWQDGYPDASIIIDDILAGQGYVALEDGEIVAYTAAIFGNEEAYNAIFDGNWLTDNKDYITFHRIAVAKDKQGQAIGQTFLQGLIEGFDQVDFRGDTHEMNLGMQHIFEKLGYTYCGKVPLAGVRLAYQKIKGDDEKADYQEVDEDSRYGL
- the serC gene encoding 3-phosphoserine/phosphohydroxythreonine transaminase, giving the protein MTIYNFSAGPAVLPKPVLEKAQAEMLDYQSSGMSVLEMSHRSKEFDKIIKDAEYLLRELMAIPDNYRVLFLQGGASTQFTMLPLNLARGKKAYYLVAGSWGKKAYTEALKLAKTVPFEPILLASSEDSNFDQIPTYDATQIDPDAAYVHLTTNNTIEGTAIYDLPDTNGVPIVADMSSNILAVRYQVEKFGLIYAGAQKNIGPAGVTVVIVRNDFLNEQPTPSSMLDYKIQADAQSLYNTPPAYSIYIAKMVFEWVKKLGGLDQMETLNRDKSGLLYNYIDQSEFYSSPVKNSKDRSVANIPFTTPSKELDDAFVKEADARGFKNIKGHRSVGGMRASLYNAFPAEGVVALVDFMKEFEAKNK
- a CDS encoding copper homeostasis protein CutC, encoding MLIKEFCAENLTNLSNLQAPAISRVELCDNLAVGGTTPSFGVIKEACQLLQEKSITVATMIRPRGGDFIYNDIELRAMEEDMIKAIEAGSDALVLGCLTSENLLDTDAIEQLLPASQGLPLVFHMAFDAIPEEEQKTSIDALIDYGFVRILLHGGSANQSIYDNINHIKDLINYADGRIELMIGGGVTAANAEELSQMTGTKVVHGTKII
- a CDS encoding DUF5684 domain-containing protein → MTEDEYALVAIVGIYGIIFIIALISILLMVIGNWRLFKKAGQEGWKSIIPIYADFVKHEITFGPENKWLYFIGWVFPIYYSYTHFCYLRAFGASKGLAVLGLFFPGIVTLVVAFGKLYQEDNYHIVKHLMG
- the rsmI gene encoding 16S rRNA (cytidine(1402)-2'-O)-methyltransferase; amino-acid sequence: MQIQKSFKDKKTSGILYLVPTPIGNLQDMTFRAVETLKSVDLICAEDTRNTGLLLKQFEIPTKQFSFHEHNAFEKIPYLIDLLLSGQSLAQVSDAGMPSISDPGHDLVKSAIANDINVVALPGASAGITALIASGLAPQPHIFYGFLPRKAGQQKEFFREKEVYPETQIFYESPYRVADTLENMLTIYGDRQVVLVRELTKIFEEYQRGQISELLTSIKETPLKGECLLIVSGQSELKQDINPEDLERSLPDLVQELINQGIKPNQAIKTVAKDYQLNRQDVYNVYHGL
- the yabA gene encoding DNA replication initiation control protein YabA encodes the protein MVTLADVEAMKKQVQGLVEENTVLRIENTKLRDRLSQVEHETVHKTLKQGKEHLESIYDEGFHICNLFYGQRRENDEECMFCRELLDRK
- the ricT gene encoding regulatory iron-sulfur-containing complex subunit RicT, translating into MTKVIGVKYGQANLAKFVKTDKEFPETSLLVIKDGKGSYLAKVSHKMREIADEKLPKDLPEIVREASEMDTKAHENNASYAQSSRKLVKELIEANKLQMKIVDIIFPLERSFVLITFTAEDRVDFRQLLKDLATLFKTRIELRQINSREEAKIHGAIGPCGRPLCCTSFLGEFPPVSIKMLKNQGLSLNSGKSQGYCGRLLCCLKYEDDFYKESKQKFPDYGTIVETKDGLGRVVSIDLFKEILKIKLEENDTVVPYPLEEVKFGQ